A stretch of Microbacterium sp. 4R-513 DNA encodes these proteins:
- a CDS encoding sugar ABC transporter permease: MRESPAPLSESIDAGARKRRKKGGRASAGGSGPAGRGRFARVTPYLFIAAAVGLLLLLTYVPAVNMMWYSVHEWRGLGPMGDFVGLDNYVEVFTNPRIFAVFGVSLYYFVGSFVQMAIALYFATLLSFSTRFSNFFRGVIFFPYLINGVAIGFVFLYFFQPGGTLDTLLSWVGVTDPPQWLGDASIANFSLAGTSVWRYTGLNFVLFLGAIQSIPAELYEAAQIDGASRWQQFVNIIFPGIRRIIGLSFILAVAGSLSVFEIPYIMTTGANGTATFVIQTMQTAFNFRQVGLASAMAVVLLVIVLLVTWIQRKAFPDEKVDLS, encoded by the coding sequence GTGCGGGAATCTCCGGCCCCCCTCAGCGAGTCGATCGACGCCGGGGCGCGCAAGCGCCGCAAGAAGGGCGGGCGCGCCAGCGCCGGCGGGTCGGGTCCCGCTGGCCGCGGCCGGTTCGCCCGAGTCACGCCCTACCTGTTCATCGCAGCCGCCGTCGGGCTGCTCCTGCTGCTGACGTATGTGCCCGCTGTCAACATGATGTGGTACTCGGTCCACGAGTGGCGGGGCCTCGGCCCCATGGGCGACTTCGTGGGCCTGGACAACTACGTCGAGGTCTTCACCAACCCGCGCATCTTCGCGGTGTTCGGCGTCAGCCTGTACTACTTTGTCGGGTCCTTCGTCCAGATGGCGATCGCGCTGTACTTCGCAACCCTCCTCAGCTTCAGCACGCGCTTCTCGAACTTCTTCCGTGGCGTCATCTTCTTCCCCTACCTCATCAACGGCGTCGCGATCGGATTCGTGTTCCTCTACTTCTTCCAGCCGGGAGGCACGCTCGACACGCTCCTGTCGTGGGTCGGCGTGACCGATCCGCCGCAGTGGCTCGGCGACGCGTCGATCGCGAACTTCTCCCTCGCCGGCACGTCGGTGTGGCGCTACACCGGCCTCAACTTCGTGCTCTTCCTGGGTGCGATCCAGTCGATCCCCGCCGAGCTGTACGAAGCGGCGCAGATCGACGGCGCGAGCCGCTGGCAGCAGTTCGTCAACATCATCTTCCCCGGGATCCGCCGCATCATCGGTCTGTCGTTCATCCTCGCGGTCGCGGGTAGCCTCTCCGTGTTCGAGATCCCCTACATCATGACGACCGGCGCCAACGGCACGGCGACCTTCGTCATCCAGACGATGCAGACCGCATTCAACTTCCGCCAAGTGGGTCTCGCCTCGGCGATGGCCGTCGTGCTGCTCGTCATCGTGCTGCTCGTCACCTGGATCCAGCGGAAGGCATTCCCCGACGAGAAGGTCGACCTGTCATGA
- a CDS encoding extracellular solute-binding protein, with translation MAPRKAVFGLVALAAVSTLALTSCSGAGSSESDSGEPSGDITFLTNRTDLETDGTWETYVAEFNKEFPDVNVKVEAITSYADDVKTRMSSPNGYGDVLMIPPSVSADQFPDFFESLGTVDELAETYRFQAPASYDGEQYGIALGGNANGVLYNTAVWEGAGITELPKSADEFLADLELIADNTDATPLYTNYKDGWPLGGQWFSNVGAVSGNAEAQNEMAHDESPWTEGNDVYAIDGLLYDIVHEGLSEEDPLTTNWEQSKGDFATGKIATMVLGSWAISQFQAAAEDAGVDPSAVGFMAWPATADDGTQYATIGGDYNIAINKNSSNKAAAEAWMNWLLEDSGFTESQGMISALRSASLPANLGSLSENSVELIEAAPAPEGEEGLLNNIADQSQVDVWGNIYRQKIVDIARGQADGDKDSFFAQLNEQWGAAVSELAG, from the coding sequence ATGGCACCTCGCAAGGCAGTGTTCGGCCTTGTCGCTCTGGCCGCGGTCTCGACGCTCGCGCTGACATCGTGCTCGGGCGCAGGATCCAGCGAGTCAGACTCGGGCGAGCCCAGCGGCGACATCACGTTCCTGACGAACCGCACGGACCTCGAGACGGACGGCACCTGGGAGACGTACGTCGCGGAGTTCAACAAGGAGTTCCCCGACGTCAACGTCAAGGTCGAGGCGATCACCAGCTACGCCGACGACGTCAAGACCCGCATGAGCAGCCCGAACGGGTACGGCGACGTCCTGATGATCCCGCCGAGCGTCTCGGCCGACCAGTTCCCCGACTTCTTCGAGTCGCTCGGCACCGTGGACGAGCTGGCCGAGACCTACCGATTCCAGGCTCCCGCGAGCTACGACGGCGAGCAGTACGGCATTGCTCTCGGCGGCAACGCGAATGGCGTCCTGTACAACACGGCCGTCTGGGAGGGCGCCGGCATCACCGAGCTGCCGAAGTCGGCCGATGAGTTCCTCGCCGACCTCGAGCTCATCGCCGACAACACCGACGCGACACCCCTCTACACGAACTACAAGGACGGCTGGCCTCTGGGTGGCCAGTGGTTCTCGAACGTCGGCGCCGTCTCCGGGAACGCCGAAGCGCAGAACGAGATGGCTCACGACGAGTCGCCGTGGACGGAGGGCAACGACGTCTACGCCATCGACGGGCTGCTGTACGACATCGTGCACGAAGGCCTGAGCGAAGAGGACCCGCTGACGACCAACTGGGAGCAGTCGAAGGGCGACTTCGCGACCGGGAAGATCGCGACCATGGTGCTCGGCTCGTGGGCGATCTCGCAGTTCCAGGCCGCCGCCGAGGACGCGGGTGTCGACCCCAGCGCGGTGGGCTTCATGGCCTGGCCGGCCACCGCGGACGACGGTACGCAGTACGCCACGATCGGCGGCGACTACAACATCGCGATCAACAAGAACTCGTCCAACAAGGCGGCGGCTGAGGCGTGGATGAACTGGCTGCTCGAGGACTCGGGCTTCACCGAGTCGCAGGGGATGATCTCGGCACTCCGTTCGGCGTCGCTTCCCGCCAACCTCGGGTCCCTCTCGGAGAACAGCGTCGAGCTTATCGAGGCCGCTCCTGCTCCTGAGGGTGAGGAGGGTCTGCTCAACAACATTGCCGACCAGTCGCAGGTCGACGTGTGGGGCAACATCTACCGCCAGAAGATCGTCGACATCGCCCGCGGTCAGGCCGACGGCGATAAGGACTCGTTCTTCGCCCAGCTCAACGAGCAGTGGGGCGCGGCCGTGAGCGAGCTCGCCGGCTGA
- a CDS encoding LacI family DNA-binding transcriptional regulator, whose amino-acid sequence MLRDNPRLWAHFGEHTVDRMSVKCPTSSSAISSDRRPQRGGLMTVQQRATLDDVARLAGVSAKTVSRVYSHRDKVAPQTVERVLSAGKRLRFRPNTIARTLRRGGASSTVGFIMGELRNPFYYTIAAGIEKELAGAGYTLVVATTDDSAEGEERVADTLLAQRVGALMLVPVGEDQSYLEGERQLGTPVIAIDRPARNLVADAVVLDNRAGAYEATRHLLGHGHRRIAYVCNPASVYTQTERCRGYREAMAESGLTDARLEVLLDDTSVPPDVVVRQLLEREDPPTAIFAGNNRMCVGALRAMRDVGATPSLIGFDDFDTADILGVTVVTHDPVELGRRAAQLAIERMADPAGFTTRIELPTRLLARGSGERPPAS is encoded by the coding sequence GTGCTGCGCGACAATCCGCGGCTGTGGGCGCACTTCGGTGAGCACACCGTGGATCGGATGTCGGTGAAATGTCCTACGTCGTCATCGGCGATATCATCGGATCGTCGACCCCAACGAGGAGGACTCATGACCGTGCAGCAGCGCGCCACCCTGGACGACGTCGCGCGGCTGGCAGGCGTGAGCGCGAAGACCGTTTCGCGCGTCTATTCGCACCGGGACAAGGTCGCCCCACAGACCGTGGAGCGGGTGCTGAGCGCCGGCAAGCGGCTTCGCTTCCGGCCCAACACCATCGCGCGTACGCTGCGCCGAGGAGGTGCCTCGTCGACCGTCGGGTTCATCATGGGAGAGCTGCGCAACCCCTTCTACTACACGATCGCAGCGGGCATCGAGAAGGAACTGGCCGGCGCGGGCTACACGCTCGTCGTCGCGACGACAGACGATTCCGCAGAGGGTGAGGAGCGCGTCGCCGACACGCTCCTCGCCCAACGGGTGGGCGCGCTGATGCTCGTGCCGGTCGGCGAGGACCAGTCGTACCTGGAAGGTGAGCGCCAGCTTGGCACTCCCGTCATCGCGATCGACCGTCCGGCGCGGAACCTCGTTGCGGATGCTGTCGTGCTCGACAATCGCGCCGGCGCGTACGAGGCGACGCGCCACCTGCTGGGGCACGGCCATCGCCGCATCGCCTACGTGTGCAATCCCGCATCGGTCTACACGCAGACCGAGCGCTGCCGCGGCTATCGGGAGGCCATGGCCGAGTCGGGGCTCACCGATGCGCGGCTGGAGGTCCTCCTCGACGACACGTCGGTGCCGCCAGACGTCGTCGTGCGCCAGCTGCTCGAGCGCGAGGACCCCCCGACCGCGATCTTCGCGGGCAACAACCGTATGTGCGTCGGCGCGCTGCGCGCGATGCGGGATGTCGGGGCGACTCCCTCGCTCATCGGTTTCGATGACTTCGACACGGCGGACATCCTTGGGGTGACGGTTGTGACCCACGATCCGGTCGAGCTCGGGCGGCGCGCGGCGCAGCTCGCGATCGAGCGGATGGCAGATCCCGCGGGTTTCACGACCCGCATCGAGCTGCCTACGCGTCTCCTCGCACGCGGGAGCGGAGAGCGACCGCCGGCTTCGTGA
- a CDS encoding LacI family DNA-binding transcriptional regulator, with protein sequence MVSEPRTPGSRVTISDIAARAGVSIGAVSFALNGRKGVSEATRKRVLEVADELGWAPASAARSLAGARTDTFGMVLARDPQNLGVESFYMKFLAGLESELAQRAYGLLLQVVPGAEQERATHEAWRRGRRVDGVILVDLQVDDPRVRAFQKPAALPVVIVGDPSLAGGLTSVWTDDAASMREAVRELADRGHRRIARVAGLEHLAHTRIRDDAFLDEMGSLGLQGVLLRTDYTPDEGARATRAALDGDAPPTGFIYDNDVMAVAGLTVALERDLRVPDDLSIIAWDDSVLCEHTYPALSALSHDIVAFGAHVARRLFDVVDGAQPGAFLDSTPRLRARASIGPAPSTR encoded by the coding sequence GTGGTCTCCGAACCTCGGACGCCGGGTTCGCGCGTCACGATCAGCGATATCGCGGCGCGCGCGGGGGTGTCGATCGGCGCCGTTTCGTTCGCGCTCAACGGTCGTAAGGGCGTCTCCGAGGCGACGCGGAAGCGGGTGCTGGAAGTCGCCGACGAGCTGGGCTGGGCGCCGGCGAGTGCGGCGCGGTCGCTCGCCGGAGCGCGGACGGACACGTTCGGCATGGTGCTCGCCCGGGACCCGCAGAATCTCGGGGTCGAGTCGTTCTACATGAAGTTCCTCGCCGGGCTCGAGTCCGAGCTGGCGCAACGCGCCTACGGGCTGTTGCTGCAGGTAGTCCCCGGCGCCGAGCAGGAGCGGGCGACACATGAGGCCTGGCGGCGCGGTCGCCGCGTCGACGGCGTCATCCTCGTCGACCTACAGGTGGACGACCCGCGAGTCCGCGCCTTTCAGAAGCCGGCCGCCCTCCCCGTCGTGATCGTCGGCGATCCGAGCCTCGCCGGCGGACTGACGAGCGTATGGACGGATGACGCGGCATCGATGCGCGAGGCCGTGCGCGAGCTCGCCGACCGAGGTCATCGTCGGATCGCCCGCGTCGCCGGTCTGGAGCATCTCGCGCACACGCGCATCAGGGACGACGCCTTCCTCGACGAGATGGGTTCTCTCGGCCTTCAGGGCGTGCTGCTTCGCACGGACTACACGCCCGACGAAGGCGCACGGGCCACGCGCGCGGCGCTGGACGGCGATGCGCCGCCGACCGGATTCATCTACGACAACGACGTCATGGCAGTCGCCGGGCTCACCGTCGCGCTCGAGCGCGACCTGCGGGTTCCAGACGACCTCTCGATCATCGCGTGGGATGACTCCGTGCTTTGTGAGCACACCTACCCGGCGCTCAGTGCGCTGAGCCACGACATCGTCGCGTTCGGGGCACACGTGGCGAGGCGATTGTTCGACGTCGTCGACGGCGCCCAGCCGGGAGCCTTCCTCGACTCGACTCCTCGACTGCGTGCCCGCGCGTCGATCGGTCCCGCACCATCCACTCGGTGA
- a CDS encoding carbohydrate ABC transporter permease, which translates to MKRTLPGIGKYASLILATIVVLLPLSVLLFASFKTKQEYATTGPLTLPQSWFNFDNFVTAFQQGDMLSGFVNTTIVLVISLVGTILIGSMAAYAIDRFHFRGKALVMALFLIATLIPSVTSQVATFQIINGLGLFNTKAALILLFMGTDIIAIYIFIQFMQSIPVSLDEAAMLDGANRWTIYWRVILPLLKPAIATVVIIKGIAIYNEFYLPFLYLQSESLISTALFRFKGPFGAQWEVIAAATILVIVPTVIAFVFLQRWIYKGLVAGAVK; encoded by the coding sequence ATGAAACGCACACTGCCCGGAATCGGGAAGTACGCCTCGCTCATCCTCGCGACGATCGTCGTGCTGCTCCCACTCTCGGTGCTCCTGTTCGCGAGCTTCAAGACCAAGCAGGAGTATGCGACGACCGGCCCCCTGACGCTCCCGCAGAGTTGGTTCAACTTCGACAACTTCGTCACGGCGTTCCAGCAGGGCGACATGCTCTCCGGCTTCGTCAACACGACAATCGTCCTCGTGATCTCGCTCGTCGGCACGATCCTCATCGGGTCGATGGCGGCCTATGCGATCGACCGGTTCCACTTCCGGGGCAAGGCGCTCGTGATGGCGCTCTTCCTCATTGCGACGCTCATCCCGAGCGTCACCAGCCAGGTCGCGACCTTCCAGATCATCAACGGTCTTGGCCTGTTCAACACGAAGGCCGCGCTCATCCTGCTCTTCATGGGCACCGACATCATCGCGATCTACATCTTCATCCAGTTCATGCAGTCGATCCCCGTCTCGCTCGACGAAGCCGCCATGCTCGACGGCGCCAATCGCTGGACGATCTACTGGCGCGTCATCCTGCCGTTGCTCAAGCCCGCGATCGCGACCGTCGTCATCATCAAGGGCATCGCGATCTACAACGAGTTCTACCTGCCGTTCTTGTACCTGCAGTCGGAAAGTCTGATCTCGACGGCGCTGTTCCGCTTCAAGGGCCCGTTCGGTGCCCAATGGGAGGTCATCGCCGCCGCGACCATCCTCGTCATCGTCCCCACCGTCATCGCATTCGTCTTCCTTCAGCGCTGGATCTACAAGGGCCTCGTGGCCGGAGCCGTCAAATGA
- a CDS encoding 1,4-beta-xylanase — protein MTWGWVGTRGTWTTPEADESMRLMAEHGVTWTALAYAAEQEHIFSTDIPFEEGPAVGDDEIVHAVRRAHALGLKVCLKPVVNVSDGTWRAYIGFFDQDVPNEPTWTEWFASYRRFILHAARIAQAEGCEMLCIGCEMVRADGQEALWRALIAEVRGVYDGLITYNCDKYQEDRLTWWDAVDVMSSSGYYPVDDWDDQLDRVGRAVEREGKPFFFMEAGCPSRVGSPDLPNDWNLAGAPSGAEQLRYYEEMLRACRARPWLRGLMLWDWPATLYSREEAHLNDDYCPYGKPAGSYIAEAFRAWEHAA, from the coding sequence ATGACGTGGGGCTGGGTCGGCACGCGCGGTACGTGGACGACCCCCGAGGCCGACGAGTCCATGCGCCTCATGGCCGAGCACGGCGTCACCTGGACGGCGCTCGCGTACGCCGCCGAGCAGGAGCACATCTTCTCAACCGACATCCCCTTCGAGGAAGGCCCCGCGGTCGGCGACGACGAGATCGTTCATGCTGTCCGCCGTGCCCATGCGTTGGGGCTCAAGGTGTGCCTCAAGCCCGTCGTCAACGTCTCGGACGGCACGTGGCGCGCCTACATCGGGTTCTTCGACCAGGACGTTCCGAACGAGCCGACCTGGACCGAATGGTTCGCTTCGTACCGGAGGTTCATCCTGCACGCCGCCCGGATCGCGCAGGCGGAAGGGTGCGAAATGCTCTGCATCGGCTGCGAGATGGTGCGCGCCGACGGGCAGGAGGCGCTGTGGCGGGCCCTCATCGCGGAGGTCCGCGGGGTTTACGACGGCCTCATCACGTACAACTGCGACAAGTACCAGGAAGACCGGCTCACATGGTGGGATGCCGTTGACGTCATGTCGTCGAGCGGTTACTACCCCGTCGACGACTGGGACGACCAGCTCGACCGCGTCGGCCGAGCCGTCGAGCGGGAAGGCAAGCCCTTCTTCTTCATGGAGGCCGGATGCCCCTCGCGCGTCGGGTCACCTGACCTTCCCAACGACTGGAACCTCGCCGGTGCCCCGTCCGGTGCCGAGCAGCTGCGCTACTACGAGGAGATGCTCCGCGCGTGCCGCGCCCGGCCGTGGCTCCGAGGGCTCATGCTGTGGGACTGGCCCGCGACGCTCTATTCACGCGAGGAGGCGCATCTGAACGACGACTACTGCCCCTACGGAAAGCCCGCGGGCTCATACATCGCAGAGGCATTCCGGGCATGGGAGCACGCAGCATGA
- a CDS encoding glycoside hydrolase family 2 protein, whose translation MTLITTDNPTLLAARDLTAGWTVTAAAGPVPGAIAGAVVTASVPGTVHTDLLSAGLIADPYLDENEAALSWIGLVDWTYETTFDLTHAEIAAAERHDLVFDGLDTVATVTLNGVVLGDVADQHRVHRFDVAPLLHAGANRLIVAFRSPVRYANAQSLVLGARERPYALPYEAIRKSACSFGWDWGIAAYTSGIWKPVRLESWSGARLARVLVHAEPAHGGGVLTARALVERASAGEVEIEVDVAGVTARTTLAADDEEAVVRVDVDDVELWWPIGYGAQPLYDVAVRLSAAEQAVDSTVRRVGFRTARWDTEKDAAGRPFQLLVNEVPVWVKGVNWIPDDALFTRVDRVRYERRLRQAARANINLVRVWGGGIYESDDFYDLCDELGLLTWQDFLFACAAYPEEEPLRSEIEAEARDNVTRLAHHASLVLFTGNNENLWGYEDWGWKERLDGKTWGAHYYYDLLPGIVAQLSPHVTYAPGSPFSPGDEGVHPNAETHGTNHLWEQWNRKDWATYREHTPRFVAEFGWQGPPNWSTLERALHDDPLTPESPGMIAHQKAIDGNVKLTGGLVRHHRVPSDMATWHWAMQLNQANAVGFALDHFRSHAPHTSGAIVWQLNDCWPVTSWAAIDGDGREKPLYFALRNAFASRVVTIQPRDDGDAVIVGNDTDDPWTGELVVTRRRYDGGILDVFRTDVAIPARSSLTIAIPAEIATPSDPADELLVAELSGVRGFSFFSEARDSALAAPRLSVAVARDGHEHVVTVTSEGLTRDLVLNVDRLDPDATVDEGLVTLLPGESTTFRVRGLDSLDADQAAHPLVLRSANQLVAS comes from the coding sequence ATGACCCTCATCACAACCGACAACCCAACCCTTCTCGCTGCGCGCGACCTGACCGCGGGGTGGACCGTGACGGCCGCCGCGGGCCCGGTGCCCGGTGCGATCGCCGGCGCCGTCGTGACGGCATCCGTTCCCGGCACCGTGCACACCGACCTGCTCTCCGCGGGCCTGATCGCGGACCCCTACCTCGACGAGAATGAGGCGGCCCTCTCCTGGATCGGGCTCGTTGACTGGACGTACGAGACCACCTTCGATCTGACGCATGCCGAGATCGCCGCCGCCGAGCGCCACGATCTCGTCTTCGACGGCCTCGACACCGTCGCGACGGTGACGCTCAACGGCGTCGTGCTCGGCGACGTCGCGGATCAGCATCGCGTCCACCGCTTCGACGTCGCACCGCTGCTGCACGCCGGGGCGAACCGGCTCATCGTCGCGTTCCGCAGCCCCGTCCGCTACGCGAACGCGCAGAGCCTCGTGCTCGGCGCACGCGAGCGTCCCTATGCCCTGCCGTATGAGGCGATCCGCAAGTCCGCGTGCAGCTTCGGCTGGGACTGGGGGATCGCGGCCTACACGAGCGGCATCTGGAAGCCCGTGCGGCTCGAGTCATGGTCCGGCGCGCGGCTCGCGCGGGTCCTCGTGCACGCTGAGCCGGCGCACGGCGGCGGAGTCCTCACCGCTCGCGCGCTCGTCGAGCGCGCGAGCGCGGGAGAAGTCGAGATCGAAGTCGACGTTGCCGGCGTCACTGCGCGCACGACTCTCGCGGCCGACGACGAAGAAGCAGTCGTACGGGTCGACGTCGATGACGTCGAACTCTGGTGGCCCATCGGCTACGGGGCGCAGCCGCTGTACGACGTTGCGGTGCGGCTCTCCGCCGCCGAGCAGGCCGTGGATTCGACGGTGCGCCGTGTGGGCTTCCGGACCGCGCGATGGGACACCGAGAAGGATGCCGCCGGTCGGCCCTTCCAGCTGCTGGTCAACGAGGTACCGGTGTGGGTCAAGGGCGTCAACTGGATCCCTGACGACGCGCTCTTCACGCGTGTCGACCGCGTCCGCTACGAGCGTCGCCTTCGGCAGGCGGCACGCGCGAACATCAACCTCGTGCGGGTCTGGGGCGGCGGCATCTACGAATCCGACGACTTCTACGACCTGTGCGACGAGCTCGGGCTGCTCACGTGGCAGGACTTCCTCTTCGCGTGCGCGGCCTACCCCGAGGAGGAGCCGCTGCGCTCGGAGATCGAGGCCGAGGCCCGCGACAACGTTACGCGCCTTGCACACCACGCGTCGCTCGTGCTCTTCACGGGGAACAACGAGAACCTGTGGGGATATGAGGACTGGGGCTGGAAGGAACGGCTCGACGGCAAGACCTGGGGCGCTCACTACTATTACGACCTGCTCCCGGGGATCGTCGCCCAACTGTCGCCGCACGTGACCTACGCTCCCGGGAGCCCCTTCAGCCCCGGCGACGAGGGCGTGCACCCCAACGCCGAGACGCACGGGACCAACCACCTGTGGGAGCAGTGGAACCGCAAGGACTGGGCGACGTATCGCGAGCACACGCCGCGGTTCGTCGCCGAGTTCGGCTGGCAGGGGCCGCCGAACTGGTCGACCCTCGAGCGCGCGCTCCACGACGACCCGCTGACGCCGGAATCGCCCGGCATGATCGCGCATCAGAAGGCCATCGACGGCAACGTCAAGCTCACGGGTGGGCTCGTGCGGCACCACCGCGTGCCGAGCGACATGGCAACGTGGCACTGGGCGATGCAGCTCAACCAGGCCAACGCCGTCGGCTTCGCACTCGACCACTTCCGCTCGCACGCCCCGCACACGTCGGGTGCGATCGTGTGGCAGCTCAACGACTGCTGGCCTGTCACTTCCTGGGCGGCGATCGACGGCGATGGGCGCGAGAAGCCGCTGTACTTCGCGCTGCGCAACGCGTTCGCGTCGCGGGTCGTCACCATCCAGCCTCGCGACGACGGCGATGCCGTCATCGTCGGGAACGACACCGACGATCCGTGGACGGGCGAGCTCGTCGTCACGAGACGGCGATACGACGGCGGCATCCTCGACGTGTTCCGGACGGATGTCGCCATCCCGGCGCGCTCGTCGCTGACCATCGCCATCCCGGCCGAAATCGCGACCCCGAGCGATCCGGCGGACGAGCTGCTCGTCGCCGAGCTCAGCGGCGTGCGGGGTTTCTCGTTCTTCTCCGAGGCGCGTGACAGCGCCCTCGCGGCACCGCGACTGTCGGTCGCCGTCGCGCGAGACGGTCACGAGCACGTTGTGACGGTCACCAGCGAGGGCCTCACGCGCGACCTCGTGCTGAACGTCGATCGACTCGACCCAGACGCGACGGTCGACGAGGGCCTCGTGACGCTCCTGCCGGGGGAGTCGACGACGTTCCGCGTCCGCGGACTCGACAGCCTCGACGCCGACCAGGCGGCCCATCCTCTCGTCCTCCGCTCGGCCAACCAGCTGGTGGCCTCGTGA
- the manA gene encoding mannose-6-phosphate isomerase, class I, with the protein MIIELANTPRDYSWGSTTGIPEFLGIEPDGRPQAELWLGTHAGSPARAVRVAPDREERHPTLSDWLHAHPHLAGADAAAAGLPILLKLLSAESPLSLQVHPTLEQARAGFEDENARGIPVDDPARNYKDPFPKPEIIVAVSRRFDALCGFRPADEVAAIMAELEEHDVPATRALREILADPTRIGDALAWLLSGAPEAAECAVSVESFAQKEATATSPSAPSWATVREIATHYPGDPGIVVALVMNRVSLQRGQALFAPAGMLHAYLSGVGVELMIASDNVVRGGLTPKHIDTLELLRLLSFEQQPPELLEARRVAPGLVAYEPPAPFALWAADSAQPGLEIPLTGAALALVEGADVTLESSDASLTLPRGGAGFISPDESPLTVHGSGLLWLAVTSPDPAAQH; encoded by the coding sequence ATGATCATCGAATTGGCCAACACGCCGCGCGACTATTCGTGGGGATCGACCACCGGCATCCCGGAGTTCCTAGGCATCGAGCCCGATGGGCGCCCCCAGGCCGAGCTGTGGCTCGGCACTCATGCGGGGTCGCCGGCTCGCGCGGTGCGCGTCGCACCCGACCGCGAAGAACGCCACCCAACGCTCTCGGATTGGTTGCACGCGCACCCTCATCTGGCGGGAGCGGATGCCGCGGCCGCAGGTCTCCCGATCCTGCTCAAGCTCCTCTCCGCGGAGTCCCCGCTCTCGCTCCAGGTGCACCCCACGCTCGAACAGGCACGCGCCGGATTCGAGGATGAGAACGCGCGCGGGATCCCGGTCGATGATCCCGCGCGCAACTACAAGGATCCGTTCCCGAAGCCCGAGATCATCGTCGCCGTGAGCCGGCGCTTCGATGCGCTCTGCGGGTTCCGACCAGCGGACGAGGTTGCCGCGATAATGGCCGAACTCGAGGAGCATGACGTGCCGGCCACTCGCGCCCTGCGAGAGATCCTCGCCGACCCGACGCGTATCGGCGACGCCCTCGCATGGTTGCTCTCCGGCGCGCCTGAGGCAGCTGAATGTGCGGTCTCCGTCGAGTCGTTCGCGCAGAAGGAGGCAACTGCGACCTCGCCGTCGGCTCCGTCGTGGGCAACTGTTCGCGAGATCGCGACTCACTACCCGGGCGATCCCGGAATCGTCGTAGCGCTGGTGATGAATCGCGTGTCGCTCCAGCGCGGACAGGCGCTCTTCGCTCCCGCCGGGATGCTCCACGCGTACCTCAGCGGCGTCGGTGTGGAGCTCATGATCGCCAGCGATAACGTGGTGCGGGGCGGCTTGACCCCTAAACACATCGACACCCTCGAGTTGCTTCGATTGCTCTCCTTCGAGCAGCAGCCTCCCGAGCTGCTCGAAGCCAGGCGCGTAGCCCCCGGCCTCGTCGCGTACGAACCTCCAGCGCCCTTCGCCCTGTGGGCCGCAGACTCGGCCCAGCCCGGCCTGGAGATCCCTCTCACGGGAGCCGCCCTCGCGCTCGTCGAGGGAGCGGACGTGACCCTGGAGTCGTCAGACGCCTCGCTCACCCTCCCCCGCGGTGGCGCTGGCTTCATCTCGCCAGATGAGTCCCCGCTGACGGTGCATGGCTCCGGCCTGCTCTGGCTCGCGGTCACGAGCCCAGACCCCGCCGCGCAGCACTGA